A genomic window from Cutibacterium acnes includes:
- a CDS encoding alpha/beta hydrolase produces MHSATGLRRSRSAIHVLICLLLILAGAVGASLIQTGGGHIAVQGLKIPGKDGAVASADLFRPDTATATRKAPLIIVTPGFQRTKETQISYSLELARRGYVTLVVDPYNQGESTSQPPHSDDPSIQPAIDYVSRTNTLNYVDKTKIGITGHSAGGSQVRHMAAEYGAKEAKALKKAKAPDSPGGTTITKEEREKAEQLNPIRSVFISGWLQQLNAMKLKNIRSNIGIGYALYDEGSYRNKNHNGDLRHAPEAIAVINSGLPKSQHVDHVVIGKGYGSAANRTYRVAYNDRTIHPFQPLTPSAIGSMIQFFDDTIGAPHQMSTSNQTWWLKELFNGLSLVAALIMLVPLTKLLVTIPWFAAARTDISPAPPKPKGKSAVIFWTIFVISAAVACVTFIPLSVASQHIFSAAANKQNGWFFPGRMVNGVVLWSLVNGLLGLILLWISHATSKKHGDNEAKDWGVRMNWVQTGRTLALALLVIVIFYTILAAIYGFFHVDYRLFVVAARPLTKRWFLIALAYVPALFLFFFSNSLRVNTSMRFNNQRRWVNWLIIALANSIGLAAIFVIQYVTLFSTGTVFWTTTWLYVNMLQSLLPMMVVLPLFNRAFYHATGRVWLGPIVTTTIFALMALGGSVAYIPMF; encoded by the coding sequence ATGCACTCAGCAACCGGGCTGCGACGATCCCGATCGGCAATACACGTCCTCATCTGCCTCTTGCTCATCCTGGCAGGAGCGGTTGGAGCAAGCCTCATCCAAACCGGAGGCGGCCACATCGCCGTCCAAGGGCTCAAAATCCCTGGCAAGGACGGAGCTGTAGCTAGCGCCGACCTCTTCCGACCCGACACCGCAACAGCAACGCGCAAAGCCCCTCTCATTATCGTGACACCAGGATTCCAGCGCACCAAGGAGACCCAGATCTCCTACTCCCTGGAACTCGCTCGCCGTGGATACGTCACCCTCGTCGTCGATCCGTACAATCAAGGCGAATCGACCTCTCAGCCTCCCCACAGCGACGACCCCAGCATCCAGCCAGCCATCGATTACGTGTCGCGTACCAACACTCTCAACTATGTCGATAAGACCAAGATCGGCATCACCGGCCACTCCGCAGGTGGATCCCAAGTGCGCCACATGGCCGCAGAATACGGCGCTAAGGAGGCCAAAGCCCTTAAGAAAGCTAAGGCTCCCGACTCCCCCGGAGGCACGACGATTACGAAGGAGGAACGCGAAAAAGCCGAACAACTCAACCCCATCCGCTCTGTCTTCATCTCGGGCTGGTTACAGCAGCTGAACGCCATGAAGCTCAAAAACATCCGATCCAATATCGGCATCGGCTACGCCCTCTACGACGAAGGCAGCTACCGCAATAAAAACCACAATGGCGATCTGCGTCACGCCCCGGAGGCCATTGCCGTCATCAACTCTGGCCTGCCGAAGTCACAGCACGTCGATCATGTGGTCATCGGGAAAGGCTACGGGTCGGCTGCCAATCGAACCTACCGCGTGGCTTATAACGACCGGACGATTCACCCGTTCCAGCCGCTCACACCCAGCGCTATCGGGTCGATGATTCAGTTCTTCGACGACACCATCGGTGCCCCACACCAGATGAGTACCTCCAACCAAACGTGGTGGCTTAAAGAACTCTTCAATGGCCTGTCCCTCGTCGCAGCGCTGATCATGCTCGTGCCCCTAACGAAACTGCTTGTGACAATTCCATGGTTCGCAGCGGCTCGTACCGACATCTCCCCTGCCCCACCGAAACCCAAAGGCAAAAGCGCGGTAATATTTTGGACAATCTTCGTTATCTCAGCAGCCGTTGCTTGCGTAACCTTCATCCCCCTATCGGTAGCTAGCCAGCACATCTTTTCGGCCGCAGCCAACAAACAAAACGGCTGGTTCTTTCCCGGACGAATGGTTAACGGGGTCGTGCTGTGGTCGCTCGTTAACGGCCTACTCGGTCTCATCCTGCTGTGGATCAGCCACGCCACATCGAAGAAACACGGCGACAACGAGGCCAAAGATTGGGGAGTTCGGATGAACTGGGTTCAGACCGGACGGACCCTCGCCCTAGCCCTGCTCGTCATCGTCATCTTCTACACAATCCTGGCAGCCATCTACGGTTTCTTCCACGTCGACTACCGACTTTTCGTGGTAGCTGCCCGCCCACTGACAAAGCGCTGGTTCCTCATTGCACTGGCCTATGTGCCGGCCCTGTTCCTGTTCTTCTTCTCAAACTCGTTGCGGGTCAATACCTCAATGCGATTCAACAACCAACGTCGCTGGGTCAATTGGCTCATCATTGCCCTGGCCAATTCCATCGGCCTGGCGGCCATTTTCGTCATTCAGTACGTCACACTCTTCTCGACCGGGACGGTGTTCTGGACGACGACCTGGCTGTACGTCAACATGCTGCAATCCTTGCTACCCATGATGGTGGTCCTGCCGCTATTCAACCGCGCCTTCTACCATGCCACCGGGCGGGTGTGGCTCGGCCCGATCGTCACCACTACGATCTTCGCCCTGATGGCATTAGGTGGATCGGTGGCGTATATCCCTATGTTCTGA